From a single Bacillus sp. NEB1478 genomic region:
- the sufU gene encoding Fe-S cluster assembly sulfur transfer protein SufU: MSSNLDQLYRQVIMDHYKNPRNKGVLEDGALTINMNNPTCGDRIQLTLKVEDGKIESAKFDGEGCSISLASASMMTQAVKGLSVEEAVKLANIFYDMMLGNEYDDESIDLGDIEALQGVSKFPARIKCATLAWKAMEQGVGKKEEE, translated from the coding sequence ATGTCTTCTAATTTAGATCAGCTTTACCGTCAAGTTATAATGGACCATTACAAAAATCCTCGCAACAAAGGGGTTTTGGAAGATGGAGCCTTGACAATCAACATGAACAATCCGACATGCGGCGACCGAATCCAGCTCACTTTAAAAGTAGAGGATGGTAAAATCGAGTCAGCAAAGTTTGACGGAGAAGGCTGCTCCATTAGTCTTGCATCAGCTTCAATGATGACACAAGCTGTAAAAGGCTTAAGTGTAGAAGAAGCAGTTAAGCTAGCAAATATTTTTTATGATATGATGTTAGGTAACGAATATGATGATGAATCAATCGATTTAGGTGACATAGAGGCTCTTCAAGGTGTTTCTAAATTTCCTGCCCGTATAAAATGCGCCACATTAGCGTGGAAAGCAATGGAGCAGGGAGTAGGAAAGAAAGAAGAAGAATAG
- the sufB gene encoding Fe-S cluster assembly protein SufB, with the protein MAKKMPDIGEYKYGFRDKDVSIFRSKRGLTKEIVEEISRMKKEPQWMLDFRLKSLEMFYKMPMPQWGGDMKDLNFDDITYYVKPSEKSEKSWDEVPAEIKATFDKLGIPEAEQKYLAGVSAQYESEVVYHNMKEDLSDLGILFTDTDTALKEHEEIFREYFGTIIPPSDNKFAALNSAVWSGGSFIYVPKGVKCDTPLQAYFRINSENMGQFERTLIIADEDSSVHYVEGCTAPVYSTNSLHSAVVEIIVKKNAYARYTTIQNWANNIYNLVTKRAVAEENATMEWVDGNIGSRLTMKYPAVIMKGRGAKGTILSIAIAGKGQHQDAGAKVLHLAPDCSSTIVSKSISKHGGKVTYRGIAHFGRKSDGSKSNVKCDTLIMDNQSTSDTIPYNEILNNNITLEHEATVSKVSEDQLFYLMSRGVSEQEATEMIVMGFIEPFTKELPMEYAVEMNRLIKFEMEGSIG; encoded by the coding sequence ATGGCTAAGAAAATGCCGGATATCGGCGAATATAAATATGGGTTTAGAGATAAGGACGTTTCCATTTTCAGATCCAAACGCGGTTTAACAAAAGAAATCGTTGAAGAAATTTCCCGTATGAAAAAAGAACCACAATGGATGCTGGATTTCCGTTTGAAGTCATTAGAGATGTTCTACAAAATGCCAATGCCTCAATGGGGCGGGGACATGAAGGATTTAAACTTTGATGATATTACGTATTACGTAAAGCCATCTGAAAAATCCGAGAAGTCTTGGGATGAAGTGCCAGCTGAAATTAAAGCAACTTTTGATAAGCTTGGTATTCCAGAAGCGGAACAAAAATACCTGGCAGGTGTATCTGCACAGTATGAATCAGAGGTTGTATACCACAACATGAAGGAAGACCTATCAGATCTAGGGATTCTTTTCACGGATACAGATACTGCATTAAAAGAACATGAAGAAATTTTCAGAGAGTACTTTGGAACGATTATTCCGCCTTCAGATAACAAGTTCGCTGCACTTAACTCTGCAGTTTGGTCTGGTGGATCATTCATTTATGTTCCAAAAGGTGTTAAGTGTGATACACCGCTTCAAGCTTATTTCCGAATCAACTCTGAAAATATGGGTCAGTTCGAGCGTACGCTTATTATTGCGGATGAAGACAGCTCTGTACACTATGTAGAAGGATGTACAGCTCCGGTTTATTCTACAAACTCACTTCATAGTGCGGTAGTAGAGATCATCGTAAAGAAAAACGCTTATGCACGTTATACAACGATCCAAAACTGGGCGAACAACATTTATAACCTTGTTACAAAGCGTGCGGTAGCAGAAGAAAACGCAACGATGGAATGGGTAGATGGCAACATCGGATCTCGTCTAACAATGAAGTATCCGGCTGTTATTATGAAAGGCCGCGGAGCAAAAGGTACTATTCTTTCAATCGCGATCGCTGGTAAAGGACAGCACCAAGATGCTGGAGCAAAAGTATTGCACCTAGCACCAGATTGTTCTTCTACCATTGTTTCGAAGTCCATTTCGAAGCATGGCGGGAAAGTAACATACCGTGGTATCGCTCATTTCGGGCGCAAATCTGATGGATCTAAATCTAACGTTAAGTGTGATACGCTTATCATGGATAACCAGTCTACTTCAGATACAATTCCGTACAATGAAATCTTAAACAACAACATTACTCTTGAGCATGAAGCAACGGTTTCAAAAGTTTCTGAAGACCAATTGTTCTACCTCATGAGCCGTGGTGTTTCTGAACAAGAAGCAACGGAAATGATCGTAATGGGCTTTATCGAGCCATTTACGAAAGAACTTCCAATGGAATATGCAGTAGAAATGAACCGCCTGATCAAGTTCGAGATGGAAGGTTCAATCGGATAA
- a CDS encoding sigma 54-interacting transcriptional regulator yields the protein MIALYKLNKTLEAIFTQLLIEQGIQPTCFHSKKSIIDHMMNPFVLITPLPYVNEVQSFSIPIVPVSIHLSDFEKTINEQNLYEHNLLILVSDEEKKWLNTENLLMYQNHFDICSKEFVELGNANKNTTFLVPSWESSLPVSKRNENVLYVHPSMDTMVSATRQAMNLTDVTKEMFKEKYQVQAIADSAHDGLIAVDKQGKITLTNNNAKKYLGLEGDVVGRNITEYIPHSDMLRVLQTGKKEIGDVAKILDRQIIINRYPVILNNTVVGAVSNFKEITDLQRMEMKLRKKLHENGLEAKYRLEDIIGEVKEIREAKEQAKIFAQTDATVLITGESGTGKELFAQGIHLQSSRAIGPFVAVNCAAFPENLLETELFGYEEGSFTGAKKGGKQGLFELAHGGSLFLDEIGEMPLQIQSHLLRVLQERSIRRVGGQRTIPVNVRIIAATNTNIEDEIEKKQFRKDLYYRLNVLSLELPALRNRLEDVPLLTCHFIKQFNEQHQKQIEKIDEDFYLVLQDYHWPGNIRELRNVLERIVLLQKGSAITAKDAWFYYPKLRKKRTQTIASIATIKENEKDLIQGALQQYNSRGEAAKSLGIDRSTLWRKIKEYKL from the coding sequence ATGATCGCTTTGTATAAATTAAATAAAACACTAGAAGCTATCTTCACTCAACTATTAATCGAACAAGGTATTCAACCAACCTGCTTCCATTCTAAAAAATCGATTATCGATCATATGATGAACCCTTTTGTTTTAATTACTCCTTTACCTTATGTAAACGAGGTTCAATCCTTTTCTATCCCTATTGTACCTGTCTCCATTCATTTAAGTGATTTCGAAAAAACGATTAATGAACAAAATCTTTATGAACATAATCTCTTAATTTTGGTGTCAGATGAAGAAAAAAAGTGGTTAAACACTGAAAATCTTCTGATGTATCAGAACCATTTTGATATTTGCAGCAAGGAATTTGTTGAACTCGGTAACGCCAATAAAAACACAACATTTCTTGTTCCTTCTTGGGAAAGTAGTCTCCCCGTTTCTAAACGAAATGAAAATGTCCTTTATGTTCATCCTTCAATGGATACCATGGTTTCCGCAACACGTCAGGCAATGAACTTAACCGATGTGACGAAAGAGATGTTTAAAGAAAAATACCAGGTACAGGCCATTGCCGATTCTGCTCATGATGGTTTAATAGCGGTAGACAAGCAAGGGAAAATAACACTAACCAATAATAATGCGAAAAAGTATCTAGGGCTAGAAGGGGATGTGGTCGGACGGAACATTACAGAATATATCCCACATTCCGATATGCTGAGAGTGCTGCAAACTGGTAAGAAAGAAATAGGGGATGTAGCCAAGATACTTGATCGCCAAATCATTATAAACCGTTACCCCGTTATTCTTAACAACACTGTCGTTGGAGCAGTATCCAATTTTAAAGAAATTACCGACCTGCAAAGAATGGAAATGAAACTAAGGAAAAAATTGCATGAAAACGGATTAGAAGCAAAATACAGACTGGAGGACATTATTGGGGAAGTCAAAGAGATTCGTGAAGCTAAAGAACAGGCTAAGATCTTTGCGCAAACAGATGCAACGGTACTCATTACAGGAGAATCTGGGACAGGAAAAGAATTGTTTGCACAAGGAATCCATCTGCAGAGCAGCCGGGCAATTGGTCCATTTGTTGCGGTTAATTGTGCCGCTTTTCCTGAAAATTTACTAGAGACTGAATTGTTTGGTTATGAAGAAGGCAGTTTTACAGGAGCTAAAAAAGGTGGTAAGCAGGGACTGTTTGAATTGGCGCATGGAGGATCTTTGTTTTTGGATGAAATCGGAGAAATGCCTTTGCAAATTCAGTCTCACTTATTACGAGTTCTTCAGGAAAGATCGATCCGGAGAGTCGGAGGACAACGAACCATTCCTGTTAATGTACGGATTATTGCAGCAACCAATACAAACATCGAAGACGAAATTGAAAAGAAGCAGTTTAGAAAAGATTTATACTATCGTTTAAATGTACTTTCACTTGAATTGCCGGCACTAAGAAACAGACTAGAGGATGTTCCCTTGCTTACCTGTCATTTTATAAAGCAATTTAATGAACAGCATCAAAAGCAAATCGAAAAGATCGATGAAGATTTTTATTTAGTTTTACAAGACTATCACTGGCCAGGAAATATTCGTGAGTTACGAAATGTTTTAGAACGAATCGTCTTGCTTCAAAAAGGTTCAGCCATAACGGCTAAAGATGCCTGGTTTTATTATCCTAAACTTAGAAAGAAGAGAACTCAAACAATTGCCAGCATTGCGACCATTAAAGAGAATGAAAAAGATTTAATTCAAGGTGCGCTTCAACAATATAACAGCAGAGGAGAGGCGGCAAAGTCTCTTGGAATTGACCGATCGACCCTTTGGCGCAAAATCAAAGAATACAAGCTTTGA
- a CDS encoding tartrate dehydrogenase, giving the protein MQHFSIAAIPGDGIGPEVMAEGLKTLKKIEELHGGIHFSIDTFDWNCDYYLKHGKMMPDSGLDILRDYDVILLGAIGAPTVPDHISVWELILPIRRAFQQYINLRPIKLLRGLESPLRYKAHKDLDFVVVRENTEGEYSNMGGRLHENTPFELAVQNNVFTRYGTERVINYAYSLAEKRTRKKLTSATKSNGINHSMPFWDEIVKEVSKHHPSVQTDIYHIDALAAYFITRPEELDVVVASNLFGDILTDLGAAIVGGLGLAPSGNINPEKNYPSMFEPIHGSAPDIAGKKIANPIAQIWSISLMMEHLGFSDIAKLIVSSIEEVLIDGNVSTPDLGGKNTTSEFGEAILQQMTNKRINFI; this is encoded by the coding sequence TTGCAACATTTCTCAATAGCGGCCATACCTGGAGACGGAATTGGACCTGAAGTCATGGCAGAAGGGTTAAAAACATTAAAGAAAATTGAGGAACTGCACGGAGGCATTCATTTCTCCATTGACACGTTTGATTGGAATTGTGATTACTATTTAAAACACGGAAAGATGATGCCGGATAGTGGCCTGGACATTCTGCGGGATTACGATGTGATTTTGCTTGGTGCCATCGGTGCACCAACTGTTCCTGACCACATTTCAGTATGGGAATTGATCCTCCCCATTCGCAGAGCCTTTCAGCAATATATCAATTTGCGGCCTATAAAACTATTAAGGGGTTTAGAGAGTCCTCTTCGTTATAAAGCCCATAAAGATCTGGATTTTGTCGTAGTGCGTGAAAACACAGAAGGAGAGTACTCCAATATGGGAGGGAGGTTACATGAAAACACTCCCTTTGAGCTTGCGGTACAAAATAATGTCTTTACGAGATACGGAACCGAACGAGTTATCAATTATGCTTATTCGCTTGCTGAAAAAAGAACGAGGAAAAAGCTGACGTCAGCTACAAAATCGAATGGAATCAATCACTCGATGCCTTTCTGGGATGAAATCGTCAAGGAAGTGAGCAAGCATCATCCTAGCGTCCAGACGGACATCTATCACATTGATGCACTGGCAGCTTATTTTATTACCAGACCTGAAGAATTGGATGTTGTCGTGGCGAGCAATCTGTTTGGCGATATTTTAACAGATCTTGGCGCAGCTATTGTAGGTGGTTTAGGACTAGCACCTTCCGGAAACATAAATCCGGAAAAAAATTATCCTTCGATGTTCGAACCCATTCATGGTTCTGCGCCTGACATTGCCGGAAAGAAAATTGCCAATCCCATTGCGCAGATTTGGAGTATTAGCTTAATGATGGAGCATCTTGGTTTTTCTGATATTGCGAAATTGATCGTATCATCGATTGAAGAGGTTCTCATTGATGGAAATGTGTCTACCCCGGACCTCGGAGGGAAAAATACGACCAGTGAATTTGGAGAAGCTATTCTTCAGCAAATGACCAATAAACGTATAAATTTTATTTAA
- a CDS encoding SDR family oxidoreductase yields MNTGLLERKTAIITGAGSGMGKAAAKLFAAQGANVVLADLNIDAADQTAKEINQTGQVLVIQTDVGDDESVQNLVNETFNTFEDMDVIVNCAGVPQFFTPIEEMSISEWEKIMSVNTKSIFLTTRHLVPYMKKKGKGSIINIASIAGIRARPGLNAYCASKGAAIMLTKALALELAPFKIRVNAINPGPAETPMLGKFLPGDAQQVEEDKKKIFIDSVPLGTLIQPEDIAQAALYLASDLSKAVTGEIMNVDGGRGI; encoded by the coding sequence ATGAATACTGGATTGCTAGAAAGAAAAACCGCCATTATTACTGGAGCAGGATCAGGTATGGGAAAAGCTGCAGCCAAACTATTTGCTGCACAAGGAGCAAACGTGGTGTTAGCGGATTTAAATATAGATGCTGCAGACCAAACTGCAAAAGAAATAAATCAGACTGGACAAGTTCTCGTCATCCAAACGGATGTGGGAGACGATGAAAGTGTCCAGAATCTTGTAAATGAGACGTTCAATACATTTGAAGATATGGATGTAATAGTTAATTGTGCCGGGGTTCCACAATTCTTTACACCGATTGAAGAAATGAGTATCAGTGAATGGGAAAAGATTATGTCAGTTAATACAAAATCCATTTTTCTAACCACACGTCATCTAGTCCCTTATATGAAAAAGAAGGGAAAAGGATCGATAATAAATATCGCATCCATTGCAGGGATCCGGGCTAGGCCTGGACTAAATGCCTACTGTGCATCTAAAGGAGCGGCCATTATGTTAACGAAAGCATTGGCGCTTGAATTAGCCCCATTTAAAATCCGGGTTAATGCAATTAATCCAGGGCCTGCTGAAACCCCAATGCTAGGGAAATTTTTGCCTGGCGATGCCCAACAAGTAGAGGAAGACAAAAAGAAAATCTTTATTGACAGTGTTCCATTAGGTACGCTAATCCAGCCTGAGGATATTGCCCAAGCAGCTTTGTATCTTGCTTCTGATCTCTCCAAGGCTGTTACTGGGGAAATCATGAATGTAGACGGAGGAAGAGGAATCTAA
- a CDS encoding MFS transporter — protein sequence MNQPIVTIEERTTKKVFWRIIPFIFLLYIVAFLDRVNLGYAALDMNKELAIASSTFGLISGIFFFGYFLFEIPSNILLHKVGARKWIARIMVSWGIVVILTAWAQSATHLYILRFLLGVAEAGFFPGVILYITYWFRAKEQARAFALFMTALAASNIIGAPLSTWIMDNISWAGMQGWRWMFILEGIPAIIIGIVTYYYLTDRPQEAKWLTKEEKEWLIQEIRHENEQKESNKHHSARQVLTNPHVWRLSFIYLTLVIGLYGIGFWMPTIIKSFSSILTNTQVGLITMVPYIAGGICMILWARRSDRSGERRMHTALPPLLGALGLIGAGMTTNPYLSVVMMSIATIGIYSFFGPFWSLPAFFLTGASAAVGIALINSIGNLGGFVGPYMIGYLNDLTGNMEAGLYFLGFSLIITSLLVFSIKKQISVVKTEAPLVKKKSS from the coding sequence ATGAATCAGCCGATTGTCACGATTGAAGAGCGCACTACTAAAAAAGTCTTTTGGAGAATCATTCCCTTTATTTTCTTGTTATATATTGTCGCCTTTCTTGATCGGGTAAATCTTGGTTATGCTGCATTAGATATGAATAAAGAGTTAGCAATTGCCAGCTCTACTTTCGGGTTAATCTCTGGAATTTTTTTCTTCGGCTACTTCCTGTTTGAGATTCCAAGTAATATACTGCTCCACAAGGTTGGCGCGAGAAAGTGGATTGCACGCATCATGGTCAGCTGGGGCATAGTAGTTATTTTGACAGCATGGGCTCAAAGCGCTACACACCTCTATATTTTACGTTTTCTTCTTGGTGTAGCAGAAGCCGGCTTTTTTCCAGGAGTTATTTTATATATTACTTATTGGTTCCGGGCGAAAGAACAGGCTAGAGCTTTTGCCTTATTCATGACTGCGCTTGCAGCCTCCAATATTATTGGAGCTCCATTATCTACTTGGATCATGGATAACATTAGTTGGGCTGGGATGCAAGGATGGCGCTGGATGTTTATTTTGGAAGGAATACCCGCAATTATCATAGGGATAGTAACGTATTATTACTTAACCGATCGTCCACAAGAGGCAAAATGGTTAACAAAGGAAGAAAAGGAGTGGCTCATTCAAGAAATTCGCCATGAAAACGAGCAAAAAGAGAGCAACAAGCATCATTCTGCACGTCAAGTATTGACTAATCCTCACGTTTGGAGACTATCTTTCATCTACTTAACGCTAGTTATTGGTTTGTATGGTATTGGATTTTGGATGCCTACTATCATAAAATCATTTTCATCGATTCTCACGAATACGCAGGTGGGACTCATTACAATGGTTCCTTATATTGCCGGCGGTATTTGTATGATATTGTGGGCTCGACGGTCAGACAGGTCAGGGGAACGAAGAATGCACACTGCATTGCCGCCATTATTAGGGGCGTTAGGTTTAATCGGTGCTGGAATGACTACTAATCCGTATCTGTCTGTTGTAATGATGTCCATTGCAACCATCGGAATTTACAGCTTTTTTGGTCCTTTCTGGTCACTTCCCGCTTTCTTCTTGACAGGAGCTTCTGCAGCTGTTGGAATAGCGTTAATTAATTCAATTGGTAATCTCGGGGGATTTGTTGGTCCTTATATGATTGGTTATTTAAATGATCTTACTGGGAATATGGAGGCAGGGTTATATTTTCTAGGCTTTAGTTTGATTATTACAAGTTTGCTAGTGTTTAGCATTAAAAAACAAATTTCGGTTGTAAAAACAGAAGCACCGTTGGTGAAAAAGAAATCGTCATAA
- a CDS encoding energy-coupling factor transporter ATPase, with protein sequence MTKPLIQVNKVSFEYSLNNNRSIQVLNEVSFDIFPGEYVAIIGHNGSGKSTLSKHLNGILKPSSGDVFISDYNTKEQKLQREIRKKVGMVFQHPDNQIIATIVEDDVAFGLENIEVPASEMKERIDFALEAVGMSDFRKRPPHHLSGGQKQRVAIAGILAMKPDCLVLDEATSMLDTYGRRDILDVVRKLNNEGMTIISVTHHMSEVAEASRVIVIEKGKIVMVGTPREIFQHSELLHQLQLDVPVANQIARSVHEYDNEFRSDLIHNDEIIQEVMRLSAKRGVYVG encoded by the coding sequence ATGACAAAGCCTCTTATTCAGGTTAACAAGGTTTCTTTTGAATATAGCTTAAACAATAATCGTTCCATACAAGTACTGAATGAGGTTTCATTTGATATTTTTCCAGGTGAATATGTAGCTATTATAGGTCATAATGGCTCTGGTAAATCTACACTTTCAAAACATCTGAACGGTATCTTAAAACCTAGTAGCGGAGATGTTTTTATTAGCGATTACAATACAAAAGAACAAAAGCTGCAACGTGAAATTCGTAAGAAGGTAGGGATGGTGTTTCAGCATCCCGATAACCAAATCATCGCTACCATTGTTGAAGACGATGTGGCTTTTGGGTTAGAGAATATCGAAGTACCTGCTTCAGAAATGAAAGAAAGAATTGATTTTGCATTGGAAGCGGTTGGAATGAGTGATTTCCGGAAAAGACCACCTCATCATCTCTCAGGAGGACAAAAACAGCGTGTCGCCATTGCAGGAATCCTTGCGATGAAGCCCGATTGTTTAGTGCTGGATGAGGCAACCAGCATGCTGGACACCTATGGCAGAAGAGATATTCTGGACGTTGTCCGCAAGCTTAATAACGAGGGAATGACGATCATTTCAGTAACCCACCATATGTCAGAAGTAGCTGAAGCAAGCAGGGTCATTGTCATCGAAAAAGGCAAAATTGTAATGGTTGGCACACCAAGAGAAATTTTTCAGCACTCTGAACTGCTGCATCAGTTGCAACTCGATGTTCCTGTAGCCAATCAAATTGCGAGATCGGTTCATGAATATGACAATGAATTTCGGTCAGATTTAATTCATAATGACGAGATTATTCAAGAGGTTATGCGTTTGTCAGCCAAGAGAGGGGTGTATGTAGGATGA
- a CDS encoding energy-coupling factor transporter ATPase: MNDNPILEVNHLQHIYMEKTPLEHQALSGVSLRVYGGECIAIIGHTGSGKSTLIQHFNGLMLPQRGEVIVDGQLLSDPKLDVKGLRRKVGLVFQNPEDQIFEKLIGDDIAYGPLKMGLPLKEVRNRVKWAMELVGLPFEELKDRVTYALSGGQKRKVALAGVLALKPKILVLDEPTAGLDPRSRQELLDNIVQLNKKENMTVIFVSHNMEEVAYLAKRIYVLADGKNLIEGTPRDIFGNNETLAKHHIGAPQTVEILTKLKEQGYDVNLKAYEIEAATKEIVSVLQSCRR, encoded by the coding sequence ATGAATGATAATCCCATTTTAGAAGTAAATCATTTACAGCATATCTATATGGAAAAGACACCTCTTGAACACCAGGCGCTCTCTGGAGTCAGTTTGCGGGTGTATGGTGGGGAATGCATAGCTATTATTGGACATACGGGATCAGGAAAATCTACTTTAATTCAGCATTTCAATGGGCTGATGCTGCCCCAGCGTGGAGAAGTAATCGTAGACGGCCAACTTTTATCTGATCCAAAGCTAGATGTTAAAGGATTGCGAAGAAAAGTTGGCCTTGTGTTTCAGAACCCTGAGGATCAAATTTTTGAAAAATTGATCGGTGATGATATTGCTTATGGTCCATTAAAGATGGGGCTTCCATTAAAAGAAGTAAGAAACCGTGTGAAATGGGCAATGGAATTAGTTGGTCTTCCCTTTGAAGAACTGAAAGACCGGGTTACCTATGCCTTAAGCGGCGGCCAAAAAAGAAAAGTCGCCTTGGCAGGGGTGTTGGCTCTAAAACCTAAAATTTTGGTATTGGACGAGCCGACAGCCGGTCTTGATCCTCGCTCACGACAGGAGCTTTTGGACAATATTGTTCAGTTGAACAAAAAAGAAAACATGACCGTCATCTTTGTCTCTCACAACATGGAGGAAGTAGCGTATTTAGCCAAAAGAATTTACGTATTAGCAGATGGCAAAAATCTGATTGAAGGAACACCACGGGACATTTTTGGTAATAATGAAACCCTTGCAAAGCATCATATTGGAGCACCGCAAACGGTGGAGATCCTCACGAAGTTAAAAGAGCAAGGTTATGATGTCAATCTTAAAGCGTATGAAATAGAAGCAGCCACAAAAGAAATCGTTTCTGTTCTTCAATCTTGTAGGAGGTGA
- a CDS encoding energy-coupling factor transporter transmembrane component T, which translates to MASFEFELTRNITIGQYLPTGSLIHRLDPRIKLLAFTILVIAMAVCHTYVGNMIALAFACYLFYISRIPVSYGLSGVKPAIPFILILAVLQLLFYSEIASGGTVIVDYSFILITSDSIRLVIVSALRFIEIIFLSSVLTLSTSTTQITHGIESLLDPLKHVKFPVHEFALIITIAIRFVPTFAMEMEKMMKAQASRGAEFGTGAWWRIIQRTKDVFPIIIPLFNVAIARAEDLVLAMEARCYTPGGERSIYTKYKAKSRDYMALLSCVLFAFLLLAFPFPY; encoded by the coding sequence ATGGCTAGTTTTGAATTCGAATTAACCCGCAATATTACGATCGGCCAGTATTTGCCGACTGGTTCACTCATTCATCGTCTTGATCCCCGTATTAAGCTTTTAGCCTTCACCATTCTTGTTATTGCAATGGCTGTATGCCACACCTACGTTGGAAACATGATCGCACTTGCTTTTGCCTGTTATTTGTTTTACATCTCACGCATTCCGGTCAGCTATGGTTTATCCGGAGTTAAGCCAGCCATACCTTTCATTTTGATATTAGCTGTCTTGCAGCTATTGTTCTATAGTGAAATCGCTTCAGGCGGAACGGTTATTGTTGACTATAGCTTTATCCTGATTACGAGTGATAGTATCCGCTTGGTAATCGTTTCTGCACTTCGATTTATTGAGATCATTTTTTTAAGCAGTGTATTAACGTTAAGCACTTCGACCACACAAATTACACATGGGATCGAGAGTTTGTTGGACCCTTTAAAACATGTGAAGTTTCCGGTCCATGAATTTGCGCTGATTATTACGATTGCGATCCGGTTTGTTCCTACGTTTGCGATGGAAATGGAAAAAATGATGAAAGCTCAAGCTTCAAGAGGAGCAGAATTTGGAACGGGTGCCTGGTGGAGAATTATCCAGAGAACAAAAGATGTATTTCCTATTATCATTCCTTTATTCAATGTTGCTATAGCACGGGCGGAAGATTTAGTGCTGGCAATGGAAGCCAGATGCTATACACCAGGAGGTGAGCGTTCCATCTATACTAAGTATAAAGCGAAGAGCAGGGATTATATGGCGCTTCTTTCCTGTGTCTTGTTTGCTTTTCTCTTACTGGCTTTTCCTTTCCCCTATTAG
- a CDS encoding ECF transporter S component has product MERGLTTRKIVIAGVLGAVAILLGVTRLGFIPVPTAAGNATIMHIPAIIGGIMQGPFVGLVIGLIFGVSSFLDATIPLFKDPLVAIIPRLFIGVAAYLAYVSIRRVNEYAAIGLAGFVGAFTNTLLVLTMAVIRGYIAPGVAVTIALTNGIPEAIVSVIITLAVVVAWKKLDHRGNKKSKISREI; this is encoded by the coding sequence ATGGAAAGAGGATTAACTACTAGAAAGATTGTCATTGCAGGAGTCTTAGGAGCAGTAGCTATTTTACTAGGTGTCACCCGGTTAGGTTTTATTCCTGTTCCAACTGCAGCAGGTAACGCTACCATCATGCATATCCCGGCTATCATTGGAGGCATCATGCAAGGACCGTTTGTTGGACTAGTCATCGGACTAATCTTCGGTGTGTCGTCGTTTCTTGATGCGACCATACCACTATTTAAAGACCCGTTAGTAGCCATTATTCCTAGGCTGTTTATCGGAGTGGCCGCCTATTTAGCTTACGTTTCTATTAGGAGAGTAAATGAATATGCTGCTATTGGTCTTGCGGGATTTGTTGGAGCTTTTACGAATACGCTACTCGTTTTGACAATGGCGGTAATTAGAGGTTATATTGCTCCGGGTGTTGCTGTTACAATCGCTTTAACCAACGGAATTCCCGAAGCGATCGTTTCTGTTATCATCACGCTGGCTGTGGTTGTTGCATGGAAAAAGCTGGACCATCGTGGGAACAAGAAATCAAAGATCTCAAGAGAAATATAG